Below is a window of Cottoperca gobio chromosome 12, fCotGob3.1, whole genome shotgun sequence DNA.
TAAGAGTCTCTGGTTGGACTTAAGAGAGAGgccgtggagaaagcggacaaaCAGGTCCAGGTGGCCATTCTTACTTCTGAGGGATTTCTTCATGgcttcagacaggaagacatCCAGGGATGAGTCATTCTTCCAGTGTTTCCCCAGGAAGTCCTTCAgtacctctgtgttcctgttgctgtaacagtggaacaggtagactgcagccagaaactcctgaatgctcagatgaacaaagcagtagactgttttctggaagatcacactctctcttttgaagATCTCTGTACAAACTCCTGAGTACACCAAGGCCTCCGTAGCATCAAGACCACACTGCTGCAGGTCTTCTTGGTAGAAcatgatgtttcctttctccagatGTTCAAACGCCAGCCTCCCCAGCTTCAGAAGAAGTTTCCCGTCCGCCTTCGTCAGCTCCTGTCGACTCGTCTCATGTCCCTCATcatacttctgcttcttcctcttggtctgaaccagcaggaagtgtgagtacatgtcagtgagggtctggggcagctctcctctctggtctgtagtcaacatgtggtccagaactgtagcagtgatccagcagaagacGGGGATCAGACACATGATGTGGAGGCTCCTGGATGTCTTGATGTGAGAGATGATTCTGCCGGACCGTTCTTCATCActtaatctcctcctgaagtactcctccttctggacgtcagtgaagcctcgtacttctgttaccctgtccacacatgcaggagggatctgattggctgctgcaggTCGGGAAGTTATCCAGACGAGAGCCGAAGGAAGCAGATTCCCCCTGATGAGGTTTGTCAACAGCACGTTGACTGatgactgctgtgtgacatcagacacaacctctttgttgtggaaatccagtgaaggtctgctttcatccaggccgtcaaagatgaacaaaacgttacagacagcgagcgtctctgctgtgaccttctgtaaggttggatggaaaacatggagCAGCCTGAGAAGACTGTACTGCTCAGCTTTGATCAAGTTCAGCTCCCTGAACGAAAGCAGAATCACCAGACTGACATCTTGGTTTTCCAAACCCTCTGCCCAGTCCAGAGTGAACTTCTGCACTGAGAAGGTTTTTCCAACGCCAGCAACACCGACCGTCAGAGCGACTCTGATGTGTTTCCGTTGGTCAGGTAAGACTTTAAAGATGTCGTGGTACTTGATTGGAGTGTCACGGAGGgtctttttcttggaagctgTCTCAAGTTGCTTCACCTCATGTTGAGTATTAACCTCTTCACTCAgtccctctgtgatgtagagctcagtgtagatcctgttgaggagggttttactcactgtttcttcacttccttcagtcACACATTCACATCTCCTCATCAGACTGATCCTATGTTCATCTAAAACCTCCTGCAGACCTCTATCTgctgaaagagaagacacatgtgagattaataaatatatataacagatcataatgtgctgtacaaacaaatgaagcaggaagaatcctgttttcagacatgaagacagcagcagacagatgtacagtcttactgtgtgcacagctggtCTGACTGGCTGTCTGCAGTCTTGTTCTGGATCTGTTTCCACACTGGGGACAGGGGGAGTCTCCTGATGAAGCAGACTGGTCCCAGTATGAGGCGATGCACTGTCTGCAGAACCAGTGTCCACAGCTGGTAGAGACTGGATCCTTCAGGACGTcctgacacaaagcacagctggaccgctgctcctccacagaaacaggagttttgctcttctttctgtggagaTGAACACGTTCTTTATAACACATTACAATAGTGGTAGCCGATGTTCACTGATTGGTAAAACCTATATCTCCAATGTGATAACAGTTTAGTCCCAGTTATctcctgtgtttctttactgtactctactgtgtttctttactttactctactgtgtttctttactatactctactgtgtttctttactttactcgactgtttttctttactgtactctactgtgtttctttactgtactctactgtgtttctttactttactcgactgtttttctttactgtactctactgtgtttctttactgtactctactgtgtttctttactttactcgactgtttttctttactatactctactgtatttctttactttactctactgtgtttctttactgtactctactgtgtttctttactctactctactgtgtttctttactatactctactgtgtttctttactttactctactgtgtttctttactgtactctactgtgtttctttactatactctactgtgtttctttactttactctactgtgtttctttactatactctactgtgtttctttactttactctactgtgtttctttactatactatactgcatttctttactatactctactgcatttctttactatactgcatttctttactatattctactgtatttctttactttactctactgtatttctttactgtactctactgtgtttctttactatactctactgtgtttctttactatactctactgtgtttctttactatactctactgcgtttctttacaatactctactgtgtttctttactatactgcatttctttactgtactctactgcatttctttactatactgcatttctttactgtactctactgcatttctttactctactgtggTTCTTTACTGTACTCCACTGCGTTTATTTACTATACTCTAAtgcgtttatttactgtactctactgcatttctttactgtactctactgtatttctttactgtactctactgtgtttctttactgtactctactgtgtttctttactgtactccactgcgtttctttactgtaatcTACTGGGTTTCTTGACTTTAGTTTACagactcttactttgtgtctgagggtccaggttcattACTGAAGTCTGGAGGTTTTTCCATAGACCAGTCAgtcttcacagacagacagctggggactggagacactgctctctgtctgtggaaacaataaatgtttatttcactggactctactgtgtttctttactgtactgcgtttctttactctactccgTTTCTTTACtatcctctactgtgtttcttcactgtactctactgtgtttttttactgtactctactgtgtttctttactgtactctactgtgtttctttactgtactccgTTTCTTTACtatcctctactgtgtttcttcactgtactctactgtgtttttttactgtactctactgtgtttctttactgtactccaatgtatatatttactgtactctactgcgtttctttactgtactctactgcatttctttactgtactctactgcgttttgttactgtactctactgcgtttatttactgtactctactgcatttctttactgtactctactgtgtttctttactgtactctactgtgtttctttactgtactctactgtatttctttactttactctactgtatttctttactgtactctactgtgtttctttactgtactctactgtgtttctttactatactctactgtatttctttactttactctactgcatttctttactgtactctactgtgtttctttactgtactctactgtatttctttactttactctactgtatttctttactttgctctaatgcgtttctttactatactctactgcatttatttactataatataataataataataataataataataataataataataataataataataataataataataagcttcatgtgtatagcacctttcatataagaatttcagcccaaagtgcttcacagcaaaaaacataacaattagtacaaggacagaataagagcatttacagtacaataatcacagtgtagatgtaaatgagtctgaagtaccattataaaaatagctgaattaaaatagtataaaatagcagataaaattgtagaattaaaataatataatatagcagaattaaaattgtataaaaatagctgaattaaaatagcagataaaatagcagcctttacacattctttgacattttcataatccctttgtctgtactttcatctatatttgtctttgcaaataatccacatactttcttcctgtccctgttctctgctttcttctcccataacataaactgtcttttatgttcttccattgttttcaacgcttcagatttaatctttctctttgacattactttttcctcttgctctctcaaccttacttttaactttcttacttcctcaacactaaatgatcctccttcaggaaacccaagcttaaaaatgtatgaaatcatttaaattagtttaaagtggctaagataaaaatatattaaatatcaccattaaaaggctaaagtaaagagatatgtttttagcttacttttgaagatattgagcgagcgtgcctccctaatgtctgcagataaagtgttccatagctttggtgcataattgataaaggctgcatccccaatttccttttggatgtttctgggaacatttaataaaccagtagtggatgatcgtaatgttcttgggggcattttactctactgcgtttcctTACTATATTCTACTGGGCtcatgtaattataaaacagtAGATTATCAGAGAACATAAAATctgaatcctcttcaggtcagtttacagtagaaacagattcttactttgtgtctgagggtTCAGGTTCATTACTGAAGTCTGGAGGTTTTTCCATAGACCAGTCActcttcacagacagacagctggggactggagacactgctctctgtctgtggaaacaataaatgtttattccactttactctactgtgtttctttactatactctactgtatttctttactgtactctactgcatttctttactatactctactgtgtttatttactgtactatactgtgtttctttactgtactctactgcatttctttactgtactctactgtgtttctttactgtactctactgcatttctttactgtactctactgtgtttctttactgtactctactgcatttctttactgtactctactgtatttctttactatactctactgtgtttctttactgtaatatactgtgtttctttactgtactctactgcatttctttactgtactctactgtgtttctttactgtactctactgcatttctttactgtactctactgtgtttctttactgtactctactgtatttctttactatactctactgtgtttatttactgtactctactgtgtttctttactgtactctactgcatttctttactgtactctactgtgtttctttactgtactccactgcgtttatttactgtactctactgcgtttctttactatactctactgcatttctttactgtactctactgtgtttctttactgtactccactgcgtttatttactgtactctactgcgtttctttactatactctactgtggttctttactgtacttcactgcgtttatttactatactctactgcgtttatttactgtactctactgtgtttctttactatactcgactgtatttctttactttactctactgcatttctttactgtactctactgtgtttctttactgtactctactgtatttctttactctactctaatgcgtttctttactatactctactgcatttctttactatactctactgtatttctttactttactctactgtatttctttactgtactctactgtgtttctttactatactctgctgtgtttctttactatactctactgtgtttctttactatactctactacgtttctttactgtactctactgtatttctttactgtactctactgtgtttctttactatactctactgtgtttctttactatactctgctgtgtttctttactatactctactgcgtttctttactatactctactgtgtttctttactgtactctactgtatttctttactttactcttctgtgtttctttactgtactctactgtgtttctttactgtactctactgtgtttctttactatactctactgtgtttctttactatactctactgtatttctttactttactctactgcatttctttactgtactctactgtgtttctttactgtactctactgtgtttctttactatactctactgtatttctttactaaactctactgtgtttctttactgtactatactgtgtttctttactgtactctactgcatttctttactgtactctactgtgtttctttactgtactctactgcatttctttactgtactctactgtgtttctttactgtactctactgtatttctttactatactctactgtgtttctttactgtactctactgtatttctttactttactctactgtatttctttactttgctctactgtgtttctttactgtactctactgcatttctttactgtactctactgtgtttctttactgtactctactgtgtttctttactttactctactgtgtttctttactatactatactgcatttctttactatactctactgcatttctttactatactgcatttctttactatattctactgtatttctttactttactctactgtatttctttactgtactctactgtgtttctttactatactctactgtgtttctttactatactctactgtgtttctttactatactctactgcgtttctttacaatactctactgtgtttctttactatactgcatttctttactgtactctactgcatttctttactatactgcatttctttactgtactctactgcatttcatTACTGAAGTCTGGAGGTTTTTTCCATAGACCAGTCActcttcacagacagacagctggggactggagacactgctctctgtctgtggaaacaataaatgtttattccactttactctactgtgtttctttactatactctactgtatttctttactgtactctactgcatttctttactatactctactgtgtttatttactgtactatactgtgtttctttactgtactctactgcatttctttactgtactctactgtgtttctttactgtactctactgcatttctttactgtactctactgtgtttctttactgtactctactgcatttctttactgtactctactgtatttctttactatactctactgtgtttctttactgtaatatactgtgtttctttactgtactctactgcatttctttactgtactctactgtgtttctttactgtactctactgcatttctttactgtactctactgtgtttctttactgtactctactgtatttctttactatactctactgtgtttatttactgtactctactgtgtttctttactgtactctactgcatttctttactgtactctactgtgtttctttactgtactccactgcatttctttactgtactctactgtatttctttactatactctactgtgtttctttactgtaatatactgtgtttctttactgtactctactgcatttctttactgtactctactgtgtttctttactgtactctactgcatttctttactgtactctactgtgtttctttactgtactctactgtatttctttactatactctactgtgtttatttactgtactctactgtgtttctttactgtactctactgcatttctttactgtactctactgtgtttctttactgtactccactgcgtttatttactgtactctactgcgtttctttactatactctactgcatttctttactgtactctactgtgtttctttactgtactccactgcgtttatttactgtactctactgcgtttctttactatactctactgtggttctttactgtacttcactgcgtttatttactatactctactgcgtttatttactgtactctactgtgtttctttactatactcgactgtatttctttactttactctactgcatttctttactgtactctactgtgtttctttactgtactctactgtatttctttactctactctaatgcgtttctttactatactctactgcatttctttactatactctactgtatttctttactttactctactgtatttctttactgtactctactgtgtttctttactatactctgctgtgtttctttactatactctactg
It encodes the following:
- the LOC115016722 gene encoding LOW QUALITY PROTEIN: protein NLRC3-like (The sequence of the model RefSeq protein was modified relative to this genomic sequence to represent the inferred CDS: deleted 1 base in 1 codon) is translated as MEKPPDFSNEPEPSDTKQRAVSPVPSCLSVKTDWSMEKPPDFSNEPGPSDTKKKSKTPVSVEEQRSSCALCQDVLKDPVSTSCGHWFCRQCIASYWDQSASSGDSPCPQCGNRSRTRLQTASQTSCAHTDRGLQEVLDEHRISLMRRCECVTEGSEETVSKTLLNRIYTELYITEGLSEEVNTQHEVKQLETASKKKTLRDTPIKYHDIFKVLPDQRKHIRVALTVGVAGVGKTFSVQKFTLDWAEGLENQDVSLVILLSFRELNLIKAEQYSLLRLLHVFHPTLQKVTAETLAVCNVLFIFDGLDESRPSLDFHNKEVVSDVTQQSSVNVLLTNLIRGNLLPSALVWITSRPAAANQIPPACVDRVTEVRGFTDVQKEEYFRRRLSDEERSGRIISHIKTSRSLHIMCLIPVFCWITATVLDHMLTTDQRGELPQTLTDMYSHFLLVQTKRKKQKYDEGHETSRQELTKADGKLLLKLGRLAFEHLEKGNIMFYQEDLQQCGLDATEALVYSGVCTEIFKRESVIFQKTVYCFVHLSIQEFLAAVYLFHCYSNRNTEVLKDFLGKHWKNDSSLDVFLSEAMKKSLRSKNGHLDLFVRFLHGLSLKSNQRLLGGLLGQTDNSPEIIQRAINNLKKMKSDDISADRSINIFHCLTEMKDLSVHQEIQEFMQSENRSEKYFSKKKLSEIQCSALAHMLQMSEKVLDELDLQMYKTSEEGRRRLIPAVRNCRKAVLSGCDISDTECEVVASALKSNPSHLRELQLDMGSLEDSGVKLLSAGLQSPNCRLETLRLMVSCWSEISWDPLVSALKSNPSHLRELDLGYNELQDSLVKLLCDLLESPDCRLETLRLEGCSLPEISWDPLVLALKSNPSHMRELELSNITLQDSTVKLLSKFLKSPNCRLETLRLRGCSLSEISWAPLVSALKSNPSHLRELDLRNNNLQDSTVKLLRDLLESPDCRLETLGSVRVRLSLCWFSSIVLTGGLMCYSRWGIPQFYLPLVA